TACAACACACCCAATAGTAACAATAACCACCTATATGCACTCACCAATTTCAGCATCATCAGAAATCCATAACAAATTCCAAATGTAACATCAAGTCGTTCAACAATCGCACACTATGACCATTTAAAAATACAAATAAACAATAAAATTGTAACAAAAGGTAATCAGTAATAAATGAAAATAACATGAAAAAACTTACTCAACCAAGCAGCGATGAAAGACAACGGGCAGAACAACCTGTAACCAAAACAGTAAAAAACAATTGAGGCTTCATCTCTCTATCATTCTAACATATTTAATCATAAAAGTGGCATCTTCATATCAATAATCACATCGGATTCTGTAAATTTAGCCCCGTAGCCAATATGAATATTCAAACTCGTTTATAAGAACAACGATATTACTGGGTTGAATATTACTGTATAAATAATCAGAATTCTAAATTGAATTCTCACTCGGTTGATGCAGATCAGAAAATATAAATGAAAACAACGATACCTGCAATGATCAAACATCTGTTTAATTAAGAATGGTTACTAATGGCGGAAACCACCACTTACGTCGCCTTCATCTTCGTTCCATCAACATAGTAAcaatatcattaattttaatcAAGAATTCTGTTTCATTCTGATTCATCTTCGTTCAATCACCATAAACGATTGGATCGTGAAAATCGGAAAGCAATTGATTGTATGTTTTATGCGATTGGAACGTCTGTTATGTGCGTGAATTTGATGAAGAATTGAACACCGATTATGAAATCGAAACCCTAATCAGAGAGGGATAGGATTGAGCGGATGAAGAACAGATGTAGGATTTTCTCACGATTGAGCGGTTGATAGAGCGGAtgaaaaaaccctaattttgaaaaaACGATTGATAAAAAGGACGCGTGTCATTTTCTAGTAATCTCTTCTATATATTAATAAAGCAGGATTAAGATGTTGAAAAGGTACTTTTCAGGAGTCAATTGCCAAGATCTAATGATTGAAATTTATCTAACAAAAGAATTGTATCTCTCTTAATAAGATTAAAAGACATTTCCCTTTATACCCTTCAATCTCACTCAATAGCTTACGATTTTGTACTCTTTCTATCATACGTCgatacaaaaaaaagaaaaaaaactctGGAAgataaaaccctagctaaccccaAATCTAAACTTCATACAATCGACGTCTTCCGTTTATAATccagtttattatattatattatactttatactaaatatggacaacgACATCCAATCACACCCCGCCACATCATCGAACTTGCTACAGCATACCGGTAACcatcaggggtattttcgtctttttacACCCcataaattgaaaaaaaaaacaaatcttATTCTACAATTCCTTCCAGCCATCTGCCAACCATCACAGTCGATCTTCATCACCAACCACCGTTAACCACCGGCACCGACCACCGTATGGACAACGGGAAACTGTTACACTGTAGCAATCTGACTGTAGCTTTTTTTTTAAGGCACAAAACACACTTTTAATCTTCTTTTTTTAAAATAGCCACTACGACACCACCATCGACGCTTACACAAGAATCATACAACGGATCTGATGGAGGTTTGTTAGTAGTGATACTAACGAAAATGTCAGTCACCGCCGCCGGACACCACCTTCATCGGAAATAAAGAAAACCGAAACAGAACAAAACAACACAGAAACCCATATCTGTTGGTGATAATTTTTGTTGGTAAGCAAAACGGCTAGATCTGTTGTGACAAGGCGGCGTCATAGTGGTTATGAAGGCAATAAATTTGTTGGTGATGACGGTGACGAAGATGGTCGTGAGTTTGGTGGTCATAACGGCGGTTTAATCAAGAAAAAAAAAGAGGAGGTTTGGTGTTTACGCGCAGCGGATTGGCGGTGATAGGAGGCGGTTGGATTTCATCGGTTTGGTGGTGATGACGGCGagatatggtggtgatggtggcggccGGATATAGGAGAGAGGAAGGAAGTTTGCAGACCTAGGTTTGTGTTGATCAAATGAAATCATGTATAATGGGGTTGGAAAATGGAGATGCAAATGAAAGAGGTGAAGAAGATTTGAGAAAATAGGGTTCTTGGAAATGAAAGGGTAAGAAATTGATGTACTGTAATTTTAATTTGTGTGACTTTTGTGAAAATACGGAGTATTGTGGGACTCTAATGTGCCTCAACTGCATTTAAACCTGCTTTCATGTCCGTAAGCAAAATAGTACAGTACATGatattaattttaattcaaaataatATTATATTTCTAATTACTAATTTGCCCTCTAATTGGATGGACATGTACAATCTATCCATGTATAGCTATAATCATTTTGTAGCTCAAAACATCACGTATAGTCATTCTTAAATTTTTATCCGTTAATtgaatttattaaaataataagtttGAACATATATCTAGAGTCTAAAATAAAATTGTTGGAATGTTGTAACTTATAGTTTTAAGTTAAGTAATGTAAGAAGAATAGAAATTTCAAGGTAATAAGAGGATATTTTCGTATTTACCCTTTGTGGTAAACCGGTTAAAGAGAGAACCGGCATTAAACCGTCAAGTTATTACACCAGTGACTTCATTCTTTTCATTTTCATAAGGTAAAATATAACATTACGTTGAGATATTGGGCTCTCAAAATATGAGTACATTTTAAAAATAGCTTTTATATTTGCAATTTTTTTAAAGTAGGTTTTTTTCTATTTAACTTATATACTAAAAAAGGTGGGGATTTTGATTATTTAGACCCACCCATCTTATCCAAACTAAAAGAGTTGGGGATTTTGGTCGTACCATCAGTTATAGGTTTAAATTGTAATTTTCAAGAATAATTTACCTTATATACTAAAATTGGGTGGgagatttgggatttttagggtttGTGAGATGAGAGAAACTGGTGAAAGAATGGGAGTCTTTTAAGAATTACACTGATATTCTCAAGGTAAAACATAGTAGCTTAACGAGATACTGTATAATTGCTAGGATTACAGCTTTAAATTCTCACGTTTCTTGGGCCCCTGGATAACCCAAGTTAATTGGGCCTCTATATGGACTAACGTGCTACAAAATTACCAATACCATTCATAAATTTAAAACTTAAAAAATTACTCAACTTGAATTTTTAAATAAACATGTTCACATACTACAAATAATAATCCTTTCTACGCTAATATTTTGTATTGAAATATCGAAGTGCATCGTATCTGCACGTAACAAACAAGAAGGTAAAAAGGcaagaatttatttatttattttatttattattattttttatttttttttgcaatAAATTTTTGGACAGATATGCTTGACTGCTCAAGTTTAATGTGAATTTTAGGAAGGTAAAAAATAGAGAAATAGATAAGGTATAGAAAGGAAACAGGAAGTGATAAGTAATGTGTACTAAACGAGTTAAAACCCTACATCAAAATTAGGGTAAGTGGATTATCACTTACAAATGGTAAACCCATTTTGTCACAAAATGCTAGGCCCATTTTCTAATAGACCAATGCTTTGAGCGTGTTATTGGTTGACTGGTTGCCAATTTAATACGGACTATTAATAgttaattattaatacaaatataatttaatttattgTTGGCATTTTAAAATTACAATTGTAAATTGGGGTATTCAAATTTAATAAAATTTGGTGTTTAAAAAAAGTTCAAATTTTCATTTGTCGAATGACAATGTTACGTCTTCTCGATAATGTACTAACATCACAAATTCTTCCGACACGATAAATTTCTTCATCCACCACTGAGCGGTGGTGCCATTAAACGATCAAAACCACCCCCTAACCAACCAGAACCACTCCTTCGATGAACCGTCAAAAACCGTTAATCGATCAAAACCAACTATTTTTTTTAACATTAAGGTAACCAACCGTTAACCAATCAAAATCACCCTGCAGGAAAGCGCGGTGTTTAATCCTcacactaaatctaaaccctaacttaatttgatgaaaattgatgtagaacaagtgtAGAACAGCATGTTCTAGATGCGGTTCTACATCCTGTTCTATATAAAATGTAGAACCAAGCAAACAATGCATCTAAAGACCAAAACTAAAAATTGTTCGACTCGAATTTCACatgttttgttcgaatttcacctttttttttttcaaaaatcaacatttttttattatttagcccgatttagagtttagggtttagggttcaaactaatatttataataatggaaGCACAAATGTTGACAAataagaccactcccaaccatgacatgCTTCATTAAAAAGACTGAACTCCACGTCAGCAACACGTCATTTCTTCCTCAAAAAGACTAAAAAAGACTGAACGCTCCCAACCATTATATACTTCTTTAAAAAGATGGACCcactttttattattaaaaaatctAAAACATTTTAAAAGTAGAGTCATTTTCttgtaattattgaaaataattcaaAATAATGAGAAAAAAGATAAGGCTGAGAAATCACCAGGAGGCGCCACGTGGATATACACTACCGTTTTAGTAAGATAGATGATAGATGATACATTTTTAATAAAAGAAATTGTTAAAATACACTTTCCGTTCGACTGGACTCGGCACAATTTTTTGTTGAGTTCATCATCACTAATTTTTTCAAGCTCGCAACCGAGAACTTTTATTAAGACCCGTTCACTTCATTCGAACATTTTTTAATACACTTTTGTTCGAACTCGAGTTCACATGTTTAGTTGGTAACCGAGAAAGGTAATTTACCACCCGTTCACTTCGTTCAAATGTTTTCGAACATGCTTTTGTTCGAACATAGTTTTGTTCGAAAGGTGTTCAAACAAACTAAAACTTGAGTTCTAACAAAGTGTGTTCAATTACAAAATATATTTGATCGAAGTGAACGGGTATGTAATAAAAGTTCTCGGTTACGAACTTGAAGAAATTGGTCACGGTGAACTCAAAACAAAATTTGTGCGAGTACATTTAAAAGGATTGGTGTAGTTGACGATTATTAATTTGTAGAACAAAAGTGTATTCTGTTAGTATAAAACTTTATTAAAAAGCGCGTATGTTCATAAATATCCCTTCATATAATCCTATAATCATGTGCCACATTATTTGTAACTCCATTTGATAAAACATTATCAGTTGACGCTTGTGCACACATCTAAATTCGTCTGTCAAGTTCTTCTTTCAATTCTTGTATGATTTTGTCCTTTTCGGATATAATCCTCGTGAGTTTTTCGTTTTCCTCTTGAAGCAACTCAAACTGACAAATTATACTTGTTATCTGCGATTCGATAGCTTCATCACTCAACTCAAAAACACTCTCAACAACCCTCAAAACGCGCCACAAACTCACCACAACAATCAAACCGACCCCAACCCGGTCCATCAATATCTCAGACAACAATGCACCAATCAAAACCACACCATCGGCTACCAACCCGGGGCGTTTAAAAAAAGAACTTCCGCTACCTATTATTAACGCTACACTCTTGGTAGCTAAAATTATCAAGATTCCAATTCCTACCCAATGGTACCAAACATCAACCCTTTTGCTAATTCTCTTGCTTGGTGGACAGGAAACTAGAGTTTTTGAGAGCTCAAGAACTACCATGATAAGATCAACCATGAGCAATATGATGGCGATTATGTGAACCGGGGTCGATTCTATGAAACTCGTTAGGTGGTTTCGCCATGGATGCTTGTTGTTGGAAGTTTGTTTGGTTGATCCTGAAAGAAACTCCCAT
The window above is part of the Rutidosis leptorrhynchoides isolate AG116_Rl617_1_P2 chromosome 1, CSIRO_AGI_Rlap_v1, whole genome shotgun sequence genome. Proteins encoded here:
- the LOC139895855 gene encoding uncharacterized protein, translating into MDSSQIQTRNLQPASTSTISNESIEISIQNLITSCKRRQKWEFLSGSTKQTSNNKHPWRNHLTSFIESTPVHIIAIILLMVDLIMVVLELSKTLVSCPPSKRISKRVDVWYHWVGIGILIILATKSVALIIGSGSSFFKRPGLVADGVVLIGALLSEILMDRVGVGLIVVVSLWRVLRVVESVFELSDEAIESQITSIICQFELLQEENEKLTRIISEKDKIIQELKEELDRRI